In Gopherus evgoodei ecotype Sinaloan lineage chromosome 10, rGopEvg1_v1.p, whole genome shotgun sequence, a single window of DNA contains:
- the NT5M gene encoding 5'(3')-deoxyribonucleotidase, mitochondrial isoform X2 yields MLLLGRFVHLHAKHCGPFTALGLGRAPRSGARSCSAMCRHLRVLVDMDGVLADFEGGFLKKFRARFPEKPYIALEDRRGFWVSEQYGQLRSELSEKAISIWESKNFFIELDPIPGAVEAVKQMAKLENTDVFICTSPIKKYRYCAYEKELSRTPAGSTFSSQPVTISTCSCSPPAGGSTHGPRTGGRSWTANGHRPAGPFKATGS; encoded by the exons ATGCTTTTACTGGGCCGCTTTGTGCACCTGCACGCCAAGCACTGCGGCCCCTTCAcagcgctggggctgggcagggctcccCGCTCCGGAGCCCGGTCGTGCAGTGCCATGTGCAGGCACCTGCGCGTCCTGGTGGACATGGATGGGGTGCTGGCGGACTTTGAAGGAGGATTTTTAAAGAAGTTCAGGGCCAGGTTCCCAGAGAAGCCCTACATTGCCCTGGAGGATCGCAGGGGCTTCTGGGTGTCGGAGCAGTATGGCCAGCTGAGATCGGAGCTGAGT GAGAAAGCAATCAGCATATGGGAGTCAAAGAATTTCTTCATTGAGCTGGATCCAATCCCAGGGGCTGTGGAAGCCGTGAAGCAAATGGCTAAATTGGAAAA CACTGACGTATTCATCTGCACAAGCCCAATCAAGAAGTACCGTTACTGCGCTTATGAGAAG GAGCTGAGCCGAACCCCAGCTGGGAGCACGTTCTCTTCACAGCCTGTCACAATAAGCAcctgcagctgcagccccccAGCAGGAGGCTCCACTCATGGGCCGAGGACTGGAGGGCGATCCTGGACAGCAAACGGTCACCGCCCAGCCGGGCCATTTAAAGCGACAGGCTCCTGA
- the NT5M gene encoding 5'(3')-deoxyribonucleotidase, mitochondrial isoform X1, translating to MLLLGRFVHLHAKHCGPFTALGLGRAPRSGARSCSAMCRHLRVLVDMDGVLADFEGGFLKKFRARFPEKPYIALEDRRGFWVSEQYGQLRSELSEKAISIWESKNFFIELDPIPGAVEAVKQMAKLENTDVFICTSPIKKYRYCAYEKYAWVEKHFGQEFLEQIVLTRDKTVISGDLLIDDRPDITGAEPNPSWEHVLFTACHNKHLQLQPPSRRLHSWAEDWRAILDSKRSPPSRAI from the exons ATGCTTTTACTGGGCCGCTTTGTGCACCTGCACGCCAAGCACTGCGGCCCCTTCAcagcgctggggctgggcagggctcccCGCTCCGGAGCCCGGTCGTGCAGTGCCATGTGCAGGCACCTGCGCGTCCTGGTGGACATGGATGGGGTGCTGGCGGACTTTGAAGGAGGATTTTTAAAGAAGTTCAGGGCCAGGTTCCCAGAGAAGCCCTACATTGCCCTGGAGGATCGCAGGGGCTTCTGGGTGTCGGAGCAGTATGGCCAGCTGAGATCGGAGCTGAGT GAGAAAGCAATCAGCATATGGGAGTCAAAGAATTTCTTCATTGAGCTGGATCCAATCCCAGGGGCTGTGGAAGCCGTGAAGCAAATGGCTAAATTGGAAAA CACTGACGTATTCATCTGCACAAGCCCAATCAAGAAGTACCGTTACTGCGCTTATGAGAAG TACGCCTGGGTGGAGAAGCATTTTGGCCAAGAATTTCTGGAGCAGATTGTCCTAACACGAGATAAAACTGTGATCTCTGGTGATCTGCTTATAGACGATAGACCAGATATAACAG GAGCTGAGCCGAACCCCAGCTGGGAGCACGTTCTCTTCACAGCCTGTCACAATAAGCAcctgcagctgcagccccccAGCAGGAGGCTCCACTCATGGGCCGAGGACTGGAGGGCGATCCTGGACAGCAAACGGTCACCGCCCAGCCGGGCCATTTAA